The following proteins are co-located in the Psilocybe cubensis strain MGC-MH-2018 chromosome 5, whole genome shotgun sequence genome:
- a CDS encoding Endo-1,4-beta-xylanase, producing MHISLWSSGFLLLVPAATAQLNIWARASGKLYFGSATDNYELSDKPYKAQLSNTHDFAQITPFATEPTRGKFNFTGGDEIVKFAKKNQQLVRGHTCVWHSQLPDWVEAGNFSKAELNSIVHNHCHALVKHHKEPFNEDGTFRETVFYNTIGISYISTALRAARAADPKAKLYINDYNLEGLSPKSTGMVNLVKQLKKDRVPIDGIGVQGHLIVGSLPTTIRENLQAFADLGVEVAITELDIRMPTPPTAALLEQQKKDYQTVIAACKAVKKCIGVTIWDWTDKARVFEGEGAALPWDENLVKKPAYYVLRREQHQHHFYKRTAVTYRIFYATS from the exons ATGCACATTTCTCTGTGGTCTTCCGGCTTCTTGCTCCTGGTTCCAGCGGCAACTGCTCAGCTCAACATTTGGGCTCGAGCTTCAGGGAAACTTTACTTCGGATCTGCAACGGACAACTACGAGCTTTCGGACAAACCATACAAGGCGCAACTAAGTAATACTCATGATTTCGCTCAAATTACCCCA TTTGCAACGGAACCGACCAGAGGCAAATTCAATTTCACTGGAGGAGACGAAATTGTCAAGTTCGCCAAAAAGAATCAACAGCTCGTCAGAGGCCATACTTGTGTTTGGCACAGTCAGCTTCCGGATTGGGTTGAAGCAGGGAATTTTAGCAAGGCAGAGCTTAATTCCATCGTGCACAACCACTGCCACGCCTTGGTTAAACATCATAAGG AGCCATTCAACGAAGATGGAACTTTCCGCGAAACTGTGTTTTACAACACTATAGGTATATCGTATATCAGCACTGCTCTTCGAGCAGCCAGGGCAGCTGATCCTAAGGCAAAACTCTAT ATCAACGATTATAATCTTGAGGGATTGAGCCCCAAATCTACAGGAATGGTCAACCTTGTCAAGCAACTAAAGAAAGACCGCGTTCCAATTGACGGCATCGGTGTGCAAGGTCATCTCATTGTCGGGAGCTTGCCTACCACAATTCGGGAAAATCTTCAAGCATTCGCAGATCTAGGGGTTGAAGTCGCGATTACTGAACTAGACATTCGGATGCCAACACCTCCTACTGCTGCGCTTTTGGAACAGCAAAAGAAGGACTATCAAACTGTGATCGCTGCTTGTAAAGCGGTCAAGAAATGCATTGGTGTCACCATCTGGGACTGGACCGATAAGGCAC GCGTATTTGAAGGGGAAGGCGCAGCCTTACCTTGGGACGAG AATCTCGTCAAGAAACCCGCCTACTACG TCCTGAGACGAGAACAGCATCAGCACCACTTTTACAAACGTACTGCGGT GACATATAGAATATTCTACGCGACCTCATGA
- a CDS encoding Endo-1,4-beta-xylanase: protein MAKLAVFVGSLLISIPFSAAQLDILAQLAGKKYFGTATDNPELTNASYVAQLGNTLDFHQLTPANSMKWDATEPSRGIFTFNGGDAIVAQAKSRGQLMREAINDDGTFRQSVFFNTTGLSYIKAALRTARKADPKAKLYINDFNIEGTGAKSTTMINLVKELKSEGVPIDGIGVQSHLIVGEVPTTMQENLQAFADLGVEVAITELDIRMTLPETPELLEQQTKDYEFVISACKAVKGCVGVTLWDWTDKAYHIFQFSWVPGAFAGQGGACPWDEVSIRKSPKLQVTNRHIQNFKKKPAYLGIVKGWLSLTLLRHNVFQCTKSILEDHNILIVFTNIITTTLYVEDRIAFLIKRTK, encoded by the exons ATGGCGAAGCTTGCTGTGTTTGTGGGCTCCTTACTCATTTCGATTCCATTCTCTGCTGCCCAATTAGATATCCTCGCCCAACTCGCCGGGAAAAAATACTTTGGAACTGCTACAGACAACCCAGAACTTACTAATGCCTCTTATGTAGCCCAGCTAggcaacacattggatttcCATCAACTGACCCCG GCCAATAGTATGAAATGG GATGCTACTGAACCTTCTCGAGGAATATTCACATTTAATGGTGGAGATGCTATTGTCGCCCAAGCAAAATCACGAGGGCAGCTTATGCGAG AGGCGATAAATGATGATGGGACTTTCCGACAATCCGTCTTTTTCAACACAACTGGTCTTTCCTACATCAAGGCGGCTTTGAGAACTGCTCGAAAAGCAGACCCCAAAGCAAAGCTATAC ATCAATGATTTCAACATCGAAGGCACTGGTGCCAAATCGACTACAATGATCAACCTTGTCAAGGAGTTGAAGTCTGAGGGTGTTCCGATTGATGGGATCGGTGTCCAATCTCATCTTATCGTTGGCGAAGTTCCTACAACTATGCAAGAAAATCTTCAAGCCTTCGCCGACCTCGGTGTAGAGGTTGCTATTACCGAACTTGATATCAGAATGACTCTACCAGAGACCCCTGAACTCCTTGAACAACAGACGAAGGATTACGAATTTGTGATCTCAGCTTGCAAGGCCGTCAAAGGCTGCGTCGGTGTGACTCTATGGGACTGGACTGACAAGGCAT ATCATATTTTTCAGTTTTCATGGGTTCCTGGAGCCTTCGCTGGTCAGGGTGGTGCTTGCCCATGGGATGAGGTTAGCATTCGGAAGTCTCCCAAGTTGCAAGTAACTAATAGGCATATTCAGAACTTCAAAAAGAAACCAGCTTACCTGGGTATCGTCAAAGGATGGCTGTC CCTCACTCTCTTGCGTCACAACGTCTTCCAGTGTACCAAATCAATTTTGGAAGACCACAACATTCTTATAGTCTTTACCAACATAATTACCACCACTCTTTATGTCGAGGACCGCATCGCCTTTTTGATCAAACGAACCAAGTAG
- a CDS encoding Endo-1,4-beta-xylanase: MTRIAALSTIFLAYLPYSLAQLNTLAQKAGKLYFGTATDNPELSNTAYVAQLGNTSDFHQITAANSMKWDATEPSRGTFTFSGGDAIVAQAQAHKQLIRGHNCSRHIAVPLLDITKGRLSWDVINEPFNDDGTFRDSVFFTTTGTAYISTALRAARAADPAAKLYINDFNIEGTGAKSTAMANLVKQLKAENVPIDGIGVQTHLIVGQVPSTFQQNLQNFANLGVEVAITELDIRMTLPATTALLTQQMKDYQTVIAACKAVSGCVGVTLWDWTDKFSWVPGTFAGQGAACPWDENFVKKPAYQGIVNGWN; this comes from the exons ATGACGAGAATTGCGGCGTTGTCGACGATTTTTTTGGCCTACCTTCCCTATTCTCTCGCTCAACTGAATACTTTGGCCCAGAAGGCGGGCAAACTGTACTTTGGCACAGCGACAGACAATCCAGAGCTATCCAACACAGCATATGTAGCACAACTGGGAAACACGTCCGACTTCCATCAGATTACAGCT GCCAATAGTATGAAATGGGACGCGACTGAGCCATCCAGAGGTACCTTCACATTTAGTGGTGGCGATGCGATCGTTGCCCAAGCACAGGCACACAAGCAGCTCATCCGTG GACATAATTGC TCCAGACACATTGCAGTACCCTTGTTGGACATTACAAAGGGCAGAT TGAGCTGGGATGTCATCAATG AGCCATTCAATGACGATGGAACATTCCGCGACAGTGTTTTCTTTACAACTACAGGCACGGCATACATTAGCACTGCTCTCCGTGCAGCTCGAGCAGCCGACCCCGCCGCGAAGCTTTAT ATCAACGATTTTAACATTGAAGGCACAGGCGCCAAATCAACTGCAATGGCCAACCTCGTAAAGCAGCTCAAAGCGGAAAATGTTCCCATCGATGGAATCGGCGTACAAACACATCTCATCGTCGGACAGGTCCCCTCAACCTTCCAACAGAACCTGCAGAATTTTGCCAACCTAGGTGTCGAGGTCGCTATCACTGAACTGGACATCCGTATGACGCTGCCAGCGACTACTGCGTTGCTCACGCAGCAGATGAAGGATTATCAGACTGTCATTGCGGCATGCAAAGCCGTCTCGGGTTGTGTGGGTGTTACGCTGTGGGACTGGACTGACAAG TTTTCCTGGGTACCTGGTACTTTCGCTGGTCAGGGCGCTGCATGTCCATGGGACGAG AACTTTGTCAAGAAACCGGCGTATCAAGGTATCGTCAATGGCTGGAATTAA
- a CDS encoding Small RNA 2'-O-methyltransferase, giving the protein MDMIHESDNAQELNVKFYPELFLQRRIWILDILRRENITRVLDVGCGEGQILGVLCQPAPWLTPPPSSILPPIKPSTSPDDIVPPSPIYNDDEVPTLHIREVHGLDISAEDLTFAVAAITPPQEEDEPAEGLGFRPFYRGVQRWEELLAKVWKGGLEVINEEFIDIECIVSTEVIEHLPEPIFSAFTPMLLGVYHPKFLLVTTPSYTFNARFTPPDAPRSARKGYPDPTGRTDRIFRHDDHKFEWTRDEFETWCNETAKEWGYDVEWSSIGRPLEYDPWGRDEELQGASFVATFRRRNDVDNEEREKKGRAKLGDLALNQEPHEALAIYNHVTSSVAKKPKPLSDIAALVKGKMEEFREAFMRVEEMWFEPSISRACGGWIELLVRAVEESSDLNMKRDVDGVVMKQSSMWSIELIGAVAFPTNPWTDTANTSVDYIPLDWTPGEGPHDSWDDSDAEGSTGIEGDVSAFTSDNDADEESDNETTTGIERSAWKELSDIQAKTRSQNNWASSGSDWAASDTSGWGEHDRDDTDIGWGNPAASSSSTAGWDGDESGDTTSY; this is encoded by the exons ATGGACATGATCCACGAATCAGATAACGCGCAAGAGCTCAACGTGAAGTTTTACCCGGAACTTTTCTTGCAGCGCCGGATATGGATACTAGATATCTTACGGAGGGAGAACATCACACGA GTGCTAGATGTTGGTTGCGGTGAAGGTCAGATACTAGGCGTGCTGTGCCAGCCAGCGCCATGGCttacaccaccaccatcatcaatTTTGCCCCCGATCAAACCCTCGACGTCACCCGACGACATTGTGCCTCCATCCCCTATTTACAACGACGATGAGGTACCCACCCTGCATATTCGTGAAGTCCATGGACTCGATATCTCAGCTGAAGACCTTACCTTCGCTGTAGCGGCAATTACACCTCCtcaagaagaggatgaaccCGCAGAGGGTCTGGGATTCCGACCATTCTATCGTGGTGTGCAACGGTGGGAAGAGCTCCTCGCTAAGGTTTGGAAAGGTGGGCTGGAAGTCATAAATGAAGAGTTTATAGACATTGAATGTATCGTCAGCACCGAGGT AATCGAACATCTCCCAGAGCCCATATTCTCAGCGTTCACACCCATGCTATTGGGAGTATACCACCCAAAATTTCTGCTCGTTACTACGCCTTCATACACATTTAACGCTCGCTTTACCCCACCGGATGCACCAAGGTCTGCTAGGAAAGGATATCCTGATCCGACAGGAAGAACGGATCGCATTTTCCGACACGATGACCACAAATTCGAATGGACAAGAGATGAATTCGAAACTTGGTGTAATGAAACAGCCAAAGAATGGGGATATGATGTCGAGTGGTCAAGCATCGGTAGACCATTGGAATATGACCCCTGGGGAAGAGATGAAGAACTCCAAGGAGCATCTTTCGTTGCTACGTTTCGCAGACGGAACGATGTCGACAatgaagagagagagaaaaaaggcCGAGCCAAGTTAGGTGATTTGGCGTTAAATCAGGAACCACACGAAGCCTTGGCCATATACAACCATGTTACAAGCTCAGTTGCAAAGAAACCCAAACCTCTATCAGATATAGCAGCTCTCGTCAAGGGGAAAATGGAAGAATTTCGAGAGGCCTTTATGAGGGTGGAAGAAATGTGGTTTGAACCAAGTATTTCTAGGGCATGCGGTGGTTGGATCGAGCTCTTAGTTAGGGCAGTTGAAGAGAGTTCTGATCTGAACATGAAGAGGGATGTTGACGGCGTCGTGATGAAACAAAGTAGTATGTGGAGTATTGAACTCATTGGAGCGGTTGCTTTCCCCACAAATCCGTGGACAGATACAGCCAACACTAGTGTTGACTATATCCCATTAGACTGGACCCCTGGAGAAGGTCCCCATGACAGTTGGGATGATAGCGATGCCGAAGGTTCGACGGGTATAGAAGGCGACGTTTCTGCGTTTACGTCGGATAACGATGCAGACGAGGAATCTGACAATGAAACAACTACTGGGATAGAACGATCTGCCTGGAAAGAATTGTCAGATATTCAAGCGAAGACCCGGTCACAAAACAACTGGGCAAGTTCAGGAAGTGATTGGGCAGCTAGCGATACTAGTGGGTGGGGAGAACACGATAGAGATGACACAGACATAGGTTGGGGAAATCCTGCTGCTAGTTCAAGTTCGACTGCTGGATGGGATGGAGATGAAAGTGGTGATACTACTTCATATTAA
- a CDS encoding putative eukaryotic translation initiation factor 5: protein MAVVNIRRDVDDKFYRYRMPVLTTKIEGKGNGIKTVIPNMSDVARALSRPPTYTTKFFGCELGAQTTFDEKNDRYIVNGAHDANRLRELLDVFIDKFVLCKSCKNPETELVILKVGRTEDIIRDCKACGERTGVDMRHKLTTFIVKNPPVKIKKGKGKNTGGDAAGGVGGQGTPDPTGEAETTNDGNESDDYLTKKIKAEAADLNTESTLANDEWSADTSPEAVKQRVKALEGAMANATLGGGDEDGSDDDANSPYAILGHWIEENKDDDAKARSLAIYKKAEELGIEKKHKAVTVVVQTLFTANIVSEIEKYGALLTKMVTSEKHQKALLGGVERFVGFSHPDLIAAVPKILMAFYQIDLIDEDVVTQWGTHVSKKYVDKDTSKKVRKASEPFLKWLQEADDDDDDDDE, encoded by the exons ATGGCCGTTGTAAACATTCGCCGCGATGTCGATGACAAGTTCTATCGCTATCG CATGCCCGTCCTTACTACCAAAATTGAAGGCAAAGGGAATGGAATCAAAACTGTCATCCCCAATATGTCGGACGTAGCCCGCGCCCTCAGTCGTCCGCCTACTTATACCACCAAATTCTTCGGCTGCGAGCTTGGTGCACAGACCACCTTCGACGAGAAGAATGATCGCTACATCGTCAACGGTGCTCACGACGCTAATCGCCTCCGAGAGCTCCTTGACGTTTTCATTGACAAATTCGTGCTGTGCAAGTCTTGTAAGAACCCAGAGACCGAGCTTGTCATCCTCAAGGTTGGTCGCACGGAAGACATCATCCGTGATTGCAAGGCCTGCGGAGAGAGAACGGGGGTTGATATGCGTCACAAACTGACGACGTTCATCGTAAAGAATCCTCCCGTCAAGATcaagaagggcaagggcaagaacACCGGTGGTGATGCTGCCGGAGGCGTCGGTGGACAAGGCACTCCTGATCCGACTGGGGAAGCCGAGACCACGAATGACGGCAACGAGAGCGATGACTATCTCACCAAGAAGATCAAGGCAGAAGCGGCTGACCTGAACACCGAATCCACTTTGGCCAATGACGAATGGTCTGCCGATACGTCACCCGAAGCTGTTAAACAGCGCGTGAAAGCTCTTGAGGGTGCCATGGCAAATGCTACCCTCGGTGGGGGTGATGAAGATggcagcgacgacgacgctaATAGCCCGTATGCTATTCTTGGTCACTGGATTGAAGAAAACAAGGACGACGATGCCAAAGCTCGCTCTCTCGCCATTTACAAAAAGGCAGAAGAGCTTGGTATTGAAAAGAAGCACAAGGCTGTGACAGTTGTCGTACAGACCCTCTTCACTGCCAACATCGTGTCTGAGATCGAGAAATACGGAGCTTTGTTGACGAAG ATGGTCACTTCAGAGAAGCACCAGAAGGCCCTCCTCGGAGGAGTAGAACGTTTCGTCGGCTTTTCTCATCCAGACCTCATTGCTGCTGTGCCCAAGATCCTCATGGCTTTCTATCAGATTGATCTCATTGATGAAGATGTAGTCACGCAGTGGGGCACTCATGTCAGCAAGAAATATGTTGATAAAGATACTAGCAAGAAGGTTAGGAAGGCTAGTGAGCCGTTCTTGAAG TGGCTCCAAGaagctgatgatgatgatgatgatgacgatgagtaG